A single Pan troglodytes isolate AG18354 chromosome 19, NHGRI_mPanTro3-v2.0_pri, whole genome shotgun sequence DNA region contains:
- the RANGRF gene encoding ran guanine nucleotide release factor, whose protein sequence is MEPTRDCPLFGGAFSAILPMGAIDVSDLRPVPDNQEVFCHPVTDQSLIVELLELQAHVRGEAAARYHFEDVGGVQGARAVHVESVQPLSLENLALRGCCQEAWVLSGKQQIAKENQQVAKDVTLHQALLRLPQYQTDLLLTFNQPPPDNRSSLGPENLSPAPWSLGDFEQLVTSLTLHDPNIFGPQ, encoded by the exons ATGGAGCCCACGAGAGACTGCCCGCTGTTCGGGGGCGCCTTTTCCGCCATCCTCCCCATGGGGGCCATTGACGTAAG CGACCTCCGACCGGTCCCGGACAATCAAGAAGTTTTCTGCCATCCCGTGACGGACCAGAGCCTGATAGTGGAACTTCTCGAGCTGCAGGCCCACGTGCGGGGCGAAGCGGCTGCGCG GTACCACTTTGAGGATGTTGGTGGCGTGCAGGGGGCTAGGGCTGTCCATGTGGAGTCTGTTCAGCCTCTCAGTTTGGAGAACCTGGCCCTGAGGGGCTGCTGTCAAGAAGCCTGGGTCCTCTCTGGCAAGCAGCAGATAGCTAAGGAAAACCAGCAG GTAGCAAAGGACGTGACACTTCATCAGGCCTTGCTGAGGCTGCCCCAGTACCAGACTGATCTCTTGCTCACCTTCAATCAGCCCCC CCCTGACAACAGGTCATCTCTTGGCCCTGAAAATCTGTCACCTGCACCCTGGAGCCTGGGTGACTTTGAACAGCTGGTGACCAGTCTGACCCTTCATGATCCCAACATCTTTGGTCCCCAGTAA
- the PFAS gene encoding phosphoribosylformylglycinamidine synthase — translation MSPVLHFYVRPSGHEGAASGHTRRKLQGKLPELQGVETELCYNVNWTAEALPSAEETKKLMWLFGCPLLLDDVARESWLLPGSNDLLLEVGPRLNFSTPTSTNIVSVCRATGLGPVDRVETTRRYRLSFAHPPSAEVEAIALATLHDRMTEQHFPHPIQSFSPESMPEPLNGPINILGEGQLALEKANQELGLALDSWDLDFYTKRFQELQRNPSTVEAFDLAQSNSEHSRHWFFKGQLHVDGQKLVHSLFESIMSTQESSNPNNVLKFCDNSSAIQGKEVRFLRPEDPTRPSRFQQQQGLRHVVFTAETHNFPTGVCPFSGATTGTGGRIRDIQCTGRGAHVVAGTAGYCFGNLHIPGYNLPWEDPSFQYPGNFARPLEVAIEASNGASDYGNKFGEPVLAGFARSLGLQLPDSQRREWIKPIMFSGGIGSMEADHISKEAPEPGMEVVKVGGPIYRIGVGGGAASSVQVQGDNTSDLDFGAVQRGDPEMEQKMNRVIRACVEAPKGNPICSLHDQGAGGNGNVLKELSDPAGAIIYTSRFQLGDPTLNALEIWGAEYQESNALLLRSPDRDFLTHVSARERCPACFVGTITGDRRIVLVDDRECPVRRNGQGDAPPTPPPTPVDLELEWVLGKMPRKEFFLQRKPPMLQPLALPPGLSVHQALERVLRLPAVASKRYLTNKVDRSVGGLVAQQQCVGPLQTPLADVAVVALSHEELIGAATALGEQPVKSLLDPKVAARLAVAEALTNLVFALVTDLRDVKCSGNWMWAAKLPGEGAALADACEAMVAVMAALGVAVDGGKDSLSMAARVGTETVRAPGSLVISAYAVCPDITATVTPDLKHPEGRGHLLYVPLSPGQHRLGGTALAQCFSQLGEHPPDLDLPENLVRAFSITQGLLKDRLLCSGHDVSDGGLVTCLLEMAFAGNCGLQVDVPVPGVDVLSVLFAEEPGLVLEVQEPDLAQVLKRYRDAGLHCLELGHTGEAGPHAMVRVSVNRAVVLEEPVGELRALWEETSFQLDRLQAEPRCVAEEERGLRERMGPSYCLPPTFPKASVPREPGGPSPRVAILREEGSNGDREMADAFHLAGFEVWDVTMQDLCSGAIGLDTFRGVAFVGGFSYADALGSAKGWAAAVTFHPRAGAELRRFRKRPDTFSLGVCNGCQLLALLGWVGGDPNEDAAEMGPDSQPARPGLLLCHNLSGRYESRWASVRVGPGPALMLRGMEGAVLPVWSAHGEGYVAFSSPELQAQIEARGLSPLHWADDDGNPTEQYPLNPNGSPGGVAGICSCDGRHLAVMPHPERAVRPWQWAWRPPPFDTLTTSPWLQLFINARNWTLEGSC, via the exons ATGTCCCCAGTCCTTCACTTCTATGTTCGTCCCTCTGGCCATGAGGGGGCAGCCTCTGGACACACTCGGAGGAAACTGCAAGGGAAACTGCCAGAGCTGCAGGGTGTCGAGACTGAACTGTGCTACAATGTGAACTGGACAG CTGAGGCCCTCCCCAGTGCTGAGGAGACAAAGAAGCTGATGTGGCTGTTTGGTTGCCCTTTACTGCTGGATGATGTTGCTCGGGAGTCCTGGCTCCTTCCTGGCTCCAATGACCTGCTGCTGGAGGTCGGGCCCAG GCTGAACTTCTCCACCCCAACATCCACCAACATCGTGTCAGTGTGCCGCGCCACTGGGCTGGGGCCTGTGGATCGTGTGGAGACCACCCGGCGCTACCGGCTCTCG TTTGCCCACCCCCCATCAGCTGAGGTGGAAGCCATTGCTCTGGCTACCCTGCACGACCGGATGACAGAGCAGCACTTCCCCCATCCTATCCAGAGTTTCTCCCCTGAGAGCATGCCGGAACCCCTCAATGGCCCTATCAATATACTGGGTGAGGGCCAGCTTGCGCTGGAGAAGGCCAACCAGGAGCTTG GTCTGGCTTTAGACTCTTGGGACCTAGACTTCTACACCAAGCGCTTCCAGGAGCTACAGCGGAACCCGAGCACTGTGGAGGCCTTTGACTTGGCGCAGTCCAATAG CGAGCACAGCCGACACTGGTTCTTCAAGGGCCAGCTCCACGTGGATGGGCAGAAGCTGGTGCACTCACTGTTTGAGTCCATCATGAGCACCCAGGAATCCTCGAACCCCAACAACGTCCTCAAATTCTGTGATAACAGCAG TGCAATCCAGGGAAAGGAAGTCCGATTCCTACGGCCTGAGGACCCCACACGGCCAAGCCGCTTCCAGCAACAGCAAGGGCTGAGACATGTTGTCTTCACAGCAGAGACTCACAACTTTCCCACAG GAGTATGCCCCTTTAGTGGTGCAACCACTGGCACAGGGGGCCGGATTCGAGATATCCAGTGCACAGGCCGCGGGGCCCACGTGGTGGCTGGCACTGCCGGCTATTGCTTTGGAAATCTGCATATTCCAG gtTACAATCTGCCCTGGGAGGATCCAAGCTTCCAGTATCCTGGGAACTTTGCCCGGCCCCTGGAGGTTGCCATTGAAGCCAGTAATGGAGCTTCTGACTATGGCAACAAGTTTGGGGAACCAGTGCTGGCTG GCTTCGCCCGCTCCTTGGGCCTCCAGCTCCCAGACAGCCAGCGGCGTGAGTGGATCAAGCCCATCATGTTTAGTGGGGGCATTGGGTCCATGGAAGCTGACCACATAAGCAAGGAGGCCCCAGAGCCGG GCATGGAAGTTGTAAAGGTTGGAGGTCCCATCTACAGGATTGGAGTTGGAGGTGGAGCTGCTTCATCTGTGCAG GTGCAGGGAGATAACACCAGTGACCTGGACTTTGGGGCTGTGCAGCGAGGAGACCCGGAGATGGAACAGAAGATGAACCGTGTGATCAGGGCTTGTGTGGAGGCCCCCAAGGGAAACCCCATCTGCAGCCTTCATGATCAGGGCGCTGGTGGCAATG GCAATGTCCTAAAAGAGCTGAGTGACCCAGCTGGAGCCATCATTTACACCAGCCGCTTCCAG CTTGGGGACCCAACCCTGAATGCCCTGGAAATCTGGGGGGCTGAGTACCAGGAATCAAATGCTCTTCTGCTGAGGTCCCCCGACCGGGACTTCCTGACTCATGTCAGTGCCCGTGAACGTTGCCCGGCTTGCTTCGTGGGCACCATCACTGGAGACCGGAGA ATAGTGCTGGTGGACGATCGGGAGTGTCCTGTCAGAAGAAATGGCCAGGGGGATGCCCCCCCGACACCCCCGCCAACCCCTGTGGACCTGGAGCTCGAATGGGTGCTGGGCAAGATGCCTCGGAAG GAGTTCTTCCTGCAGAGGAAGCCCCCCATGCTGCAGCCTCTGGCCTTGCCCCCAGGGCTGAGCGTGCACCAGGCTCTGGAGAGGGTTCTGAGGCTGCCCGCCGTGGCCAGCAAGCGCTACCTCACCAATAAG GTGGACCGCTCCGTGGGCGGCCTGGTGGCCCAGCAGCAGTGCGTGGGGCCCCTGCAGACTCCTCTGGCAGATGTAGCGGTTGTGGCACTGAGCCATGAGGAGCTCATAGGGGCTGCCACAGCCTTGGGAGAACAGCCAGTCAAGAGCCTGCTGGACCCAAAAGTCGCCGCCCGGTTGGCCGTGGCCGAAGCCCTCACCAACCTCGTGTTTGCTCTGGTCACTGACCTCCGG GATGTGAAGTGTAGCGGGAACTGGATGTGGGCAGCCAAGCTCCCAGGGGAGGGCGCAGCTTTGGCGGATGCCTGTGAGGCTATGGTGGCAGTGATGGCAGCCCTGGGTGTGGCAGTGGACGGTGGCAAGGATTCCCTCAGCATGGCTGCTCGGGTTGGCACTGAGACCGTGCGGGCTCCTG GGTCACTGGTCATCTCAGCCTATGCCGTCTGCCCAGACATCACAGCCACCGTGACCCCAGACCTCAAGCATCCTGAAGGGAGAG GCCATCTGCTCTATGTGCCTCTGAGCCCTGGGCAGCACCGGCTCGGGGGCACAGCTCTGGCCCAGTGCTTCTCCCAGCTCGGGGAGCACCCTCCAGACCTGGACCTTCCTGAGAACTTGGTGCGGGCCTTCAGCATCACTCAGGGGCTGCTGAAAG aCCGCCTCCTCTGCTCAGGCCATGATGTCAGTGACGGAGGCCTCGTCACATGCCTGCTGGAGATGGCCTTTGCTGGAAATTGCGGGCTACAGGTGGATGTGCCTGTCCCCGGGGTTGATG TCCTGTCTGTGCTGTTCGCTGAGGAGCCAGGCCTCGTGTTGGAGGTGCAGGAGCCAGACCTGGCCCAGGTGCTGAAGCGTTACCGGGACGCTGGCCTCCATTGCCTGGAGCTGGGCCACACAGGCGAGGCTGGGCCCCACGCCATG GTCCGTGTGTCAGTGAACAGGGCTGTGGTTCTGGAGGAGCCTGTTGGGGAGCTGCGAGCCCTCTGGGAGGAGACGAGTTTCCAGCTGGACCGGCTACAGGCAGAGCCTCGCTGTGTGGCAGAGGAGGAACGGGGCCTGAGGGAGCGGATGGGGCCCAGCTATTGCCTGCCCCCCACCTTTCCCAAAGCCTCCGTGCCCCGTGAGCCTG GTGGTCCCAGCCCCCGAGTCGCCATCTTGCGAGAGGAGGGCAGTAATGGAGACCGGGAGATGGCCGATGCCTTCCACTTGGCTGGGTTTGAG GTATGGGACGTGACCATGCAGGACCTCTGCTCTGGGGCAATTGGGCTGGACACTTTCCGTGGCGTGGCCTTCGTGGGCGGCTTCAGCTATGCAGATGCTCTGGGCTCTGCCAAAG GGTGGGCAGCTGCTGTGACCTTTcatcccagggctggggctgagctGAGGCGCTTCCGGAAGCGGCCAGACACCTTCAGCCTGGGCGTGTGTAATGGCTGTCAACTGCTGGCTCTGCTCGGCTGGGTGGGAGGCGACCCCAATGAGGATGCTGCAGAGATGGGCCCTGACTCCCAGCCAGCCCGGCCAGGCCTTCTGCTATGCCACAACCTGTCTGGGCGCTACGAGTCTCGCTGGGCCAGCGTGCGTGTGGGGCCTGGGCCAGCCCTGATGCTGCGAGGGATGGAGGGCGCCGTGCTGCCCGTGTGGAGTGCGCACGGGGAAG GTTACGTAGCATTTTCTTCTCCGGAACTCCAAGCTCAGATTGAGGCCAGGGGCTTGTCTCCACTGCACTGGGCCGATGATGACGGGAACCCCACAGAGCAGTACCCTCTGAATCCCAATGGGTCCCCAGGGGGCGTGGCTGGCATCTGCTCCTGTGATGGCCGCCACCTGGCTGTCATGCCTCACCCTGAGCGGGCCGTTAGGCCTTGGCAGTGGGCATGGCGACCCCCTCCATTTGATACTCTGACCACCTCCCCCTGGCTCCAGCTCTTTATCAATGCCCGAAACTGGACCCTGGAAGGGAGCTGCTGA